TGGCGGTCTCCTGACGTGGGCCAGCTCGTTCATCGGCGACCAGGTCAACGACCAGCTCACGATGCAGGACATCGTGATGCCGGAAGGCGACGCCCTCGGCGGCCTGTCCGACGAGGACGTCAACGCCCTCGAGCCGCACGCCGGCAGCGTGATGGACACCGGCCCGGAGGCCCGCGCCTACGCCGACCACTACATCCTCGCGCACATGAACACCTCGAGCGACGGTCGCACCTACCAGGAGGTGAGCGGCGAGTACCTGGCGCTCGACGACGAGGGCAAGGCGAGCGCCGAGGGCCAGGCCCTGGGCGGACTGCGCCAGTCGCTCTTCATGGGCAACACGCTCCGCGGCCTGCTCCTCTACGGCTACGCGTTCGCCACCATCGGCACCATCGCCGGCTACGCAGCGATCGCCGCCTTCGCCGGTGCCATCGCCCTGCTGGCGCTCGCACTGCTCGGCCTGCGGCACGCGAAGCGCACCGCTGAGGAGGGCACCGCGACGGAGCGGCAGACGGTCCCCGTCTGACTCCCCCGCACCCCGAGAAGGACCCCGAGAAGGACCCCGAGAAGGACCCGGTCGCCCCACGGCGACCGGGTCCTTCGGTCGTGTCCGGGGTTCATCGGGCGGCGTCGATGTAACCGACCATCCGGTCGAAGAGCAGCGAGGCCCGGTGCAGGTCCTCCGACGCGCCGCGGGGGTCGGGCTGGGGGGCCAGGTCGACCAGTTCGCGCCAGCCGGGGCGCAGCTCGTCGGCCAGCGACGCGGCGATGCGGCCGGCGTCGCGCACGACCTGCGGGTCGACCGACCAGAAGGCCTCGAAGGTGCGCTCCTTCGGCGGGTGGGCGAGCTGGCCCGGACGCTGGACGGCCGCCAGACACGCCGGCAGGTCGACGGCGTCGCACACCACCAGCCACTCCCGGGTGAGCGGGGAGTCGGGCGGGACGGCCACCTCGACGGGCTCGCCGGGGCGCGGCGGCGCCGGCTCGGCGAAGTCGGCGAACACGACCGTGCACAGGGCCGTGCGCGCCAGCTCGCGCCACCGGTCGTAGGAGGGGCGCAGGAACTGCTCGCGCTGGAACGAGCCGAAGAGGACCGGGTCGGCGGCACGGGCGCAGCACTCGTCCTCGATGGCGCGGCTCATCGACACGAGCGTGCGCCGCGTGAGCACCTGCGGCGCGAGCGCCGGGTGCAGGCGGCGCAGCTCGGCGAAGACGGAGCCCGAGCGCAGGGGCGGGACCTCCGCGCGCCGGATGGCGGCCGCGAGCGAGAGCCCTCCGCGCCGACGGGCCAGGACGTCGAGGACGGCGTCGACGTCGGCCTCGGTGTAGCGGCGGTGCCCACCGCCCTGCCGGCTCGGCCGGGGAAATCCGTAGCGCTTCTCCCAGCTGCGGAGCGTGGAAATGGGTACTCCACTCCTGTGGGCCAGGTCCCCGATGGAGAGGGAATCGCGAGGGCTGGCGTCCACGTCCTGCACTCCTTCGCACCGTGCCTAGATCTACTTGGAAGTGTTGCATAGATTTTGTTGGGTAAGGATTGTCCAACCGCGGGAGGCACCAGATGACCGGCACAGGCACGGACGAGGCACTGGCACGGGTCCTCGACGACGGCCGCCGTCGCGCGAGCGCCATCGACGCCCACCACGCGCTGCTCTGGGAGGCGCTGTGCGCCGCGACCGAGGGCGGCAAGCGCTTCCGTCCCGCGCTGGTCGTCGCCACCCACGACGCGCTGGGCGGTGAGTGCCACGACGCCGCCGTCGAGGTCGGCGCCGCCGTCGAGCTCCTCCACACCGCGTTGGTCATCCACGACGACGTGATCGACGACGACCACGTGCGCCGCGGCCGGCCCAACGTCAGCGGCACCTTCCGCGCCCTCGCCGGTGTCGACGGCGCCACGTCCGACGTCGCCGCCGGCTACGGCCTGACCGCCGCGATCCTGGCCGGTGACCTCGCCCTGGCCGCCGCCGTCCGGACGGTCGCGCTGAGCGGCGCCCCGGCCCCGGTCGTGGGGCGCCTGCTCGACCTCTTCGACGGTGCGCTCCACCGCACCGCGTCGGGCGAGCTCGCCGACGTCCGCCTCGCCCTGGGCCTCGCCCCCGCCACCCTCGCGCAGAGCCTGGAGATGGAGGCGCAGAAGACCAGCGCGTACTCGTTCTCGCTGCCCCTCCAGGCCGGCGCGGTCCTGGCCGGCGCCGACGCCGCGACCACCGCCCGGCTCGACGACGCCGGGCGCGCGCTCGGCATCGCGTTCCAGCTCGTCGACGACCTCATCGGCGTGTTCGGCGACCCGGCCCGCTCCGGCAAGAGCTCGACGGGCGACCTGCGCACCCGCAAGCAGACGCCCCTCCTCGTCCACGCCCGCACGACGCCGCAGTGGAAGCAGGTGAGCGGCTACGTCGGCCACGACCTCACCGACGCCGAGCTCGACGAGGCCCGCGCACTGCTGGTCGAGTCGGGGTCGCGCCGGTTCGTGGCCGACCTCGCCGAGCGTCACCTCGCCCAGGCCCGCACCGTGCTCGACGGCCTGGGCATCCCCGGCGACCTGCTCGACGGCGTCACCGTGATGCCGCCCGTGCTGATCGACGACAGCGAGGTCGCGGCATGACGATGTTCGTCGGGCGCGGCACCCCCCGCAGCCTCTACGACGCGGTCGCCGAGGCCAGCGCCGCGGTCGTCATCCGCGAGTACTCCAGCTCGTTCGGGCTCGCCTCGCGGCTGCTGGCCGAGCCGGTGCGCACCCAGGTCCGCAACATCTACGCGCTCGTGCGGGTCGCCGACGAGATCGTCGACAACCCCGACCCCGCACTCGGCCGCGACGCCCGCGCCACGATGCTCGACTGGCTCGAGGCCGACGTGACCCACGCGCTGCGGGCCGGCTACAGCGGCAACCTGGTGGTGCACGCGTTCGCGCGCACGGCCGTCGCCGTGGGCATCCAGCACGACATCGTGACCCCGTTCTTCTCCTCGATGCGCACCGACCTCGACACCGCCACCCACACCCAGGAGAGCTTCGACCGCTACGTCTACGGCTCGGCGGAGGTCGTGGGGCTGATGTGCCTGCGCGCCTTCCTCGCCGCGCCCGACGCCCGCGCGGACCGCGACGCGCAGTACGACCGGCTCGCCGCGGGCGCCCGCTGCCTCGGGGCCGCCTTCCAGAAGCTCAACTTCCTGCGCGACCTGTCCGACGACCACGACCTGCTGCGGCGCGACTACTTCCCCGGGGTCGAGGCCGACTCGTTCTGCGACGCCGACCGCGACCGGATCCTCGACGACGTCGACGCCGACCTGCGCGCCGCCGCGGCGGTCGTGCCCGACCTTCCGCCCAGCAGCCGGCGCGCCGTGTGGGCGGCCCACGCCACCTTCGCCGAGCTCGCGGAGCGCCTGCACGCCGCCTCCGCCGAAGAGATCCGCGCCACCCGGGTCCAAGTCCCGGCGCCGGTCAAGCTGCGGCTCGCCGTCGGCGCGCTGCGCGGAGGCCGCTCGTGACGCTGCGCCTGCCCGAACGCCTCAGCCGGTTGGTCCCGACGTCTCGCCACACCGACGGCACGCCACGGCGCGTGGTCGTCGTCGGCGGCGGGATCGCCGGGCTGGCCACCGCCGCCCTGCTCGCCTCCCGTGGCCACTCGGTCGACCTGCTGGAGAAGAACGACGACCTCGGCGGCCGGGTCGGCAGCCTCGAGCGCGACGGCTTCCGGTTCGACACCGGGGCCTCGTGGTACCTCATGCCCGAGGTCTTCGAGCACTTCTTCGCCCTCCTCGGCACCTCGGCCGACGCCGAGCTCGACCTCACCGTGCTCGACCCGAGCTACCGGGTGTTCTTCGAGGGGCACCCCGAGCCGGTGGACCTGCGCCCCGACCGCGCCCACAACCGCGCCCTGTTCGAGTCGCTGGAGCCGGGGGCCGGTGAGCGGTTCGACGCCTACCTCCGCTCGGCCGAGGACACCTACGACATGGCGCTGCGGCGCTTCCTCTACACCAGCTTCGACTCCCCCGGCGCGTTCGCGCACCCCGACGTCGTACGCCGCACGCCTGCCCTGGGCCGGCTCCTCACGCGGTCGCTGGAGAGCCACGTCGCCGGGTCGTTCACCGACACCAGGCTGCGCCAGGTGCTCGGCTACCCCGCGGTCTTCCTGGGCTCCTCCCCGAGCCGCGCGCCGAGCATGTACCACCTGATGAGCCGCCTCGACCTCGGCGACCGGGTGCTCTACCCGCAGGGCGGCTTCACCGAGCTGGTGCGGGTCGTCGCCGGGCTGGCGGAGAAGCACGGCGCGCGGCTGCACACCGGCGCCCCCGTCACCCGCATCCTCACCTCCCGCCCCGGCACCGGTCGACCCGGCACCGGCCGACCCGCCGTCACCGGCGTCGAGCACGACTCGGCCGACGGCCTGCGCACCGTCGACGCCGACGTCGTCGTGGGCGCCGCCGACCTGCACCACCTCGAGACCGCGCTGCTCCCGCCCGCGCTGCAGACCCACCCCGAGCCCGCGTGGCGCGGCCGCTCCCCCGGCACCGGCGCGGTGCTCGCGATGCTGGGCGTCGAGGGCCGGCTGCCGCAGCTGCCGCACCACTCGCTCTTCTTCACCCGCGACTGGGGGCAGAACTTCCGCGACATCTTCGGGGAGAATGCCAAGGTGCCCGACCCCGCCTCGATCTACGTCTGCAAACCGTCCGAGAGCGACCCCACGGTGGCGCCCGAGGGGTCGGAGAACCTGTTCGTGCTGGTCCCCGTCCCTGCCGACACGGCCATCGGCGGGGGCGGCGACGACGGCGCGGGCTCCGAGACGGTCGAGCGCACCGCCGATGCGGCGATCGAGCAGATCGCGTCGTGGGCGGGCGTGCCCGACCTGCGCGAGCGGATCCGGGTGCGCCACACGGTCGGTCCCGACGACTTCGCCACGCGCTACCACGCCTGGCGCGGAGGCGCCCTCGGCCTCGAGCACACCCTGCGCCAGAGCGCGTTCCTGCGCCCCGGCAACGCCTCGGCCAAGGTCGACGGGCTGCTCTACGCCGGCGCCAGCACCGTGCCCGGCGTCGGCCTGCCGATGTGCCTGATCAGCGCCGAGCTCGTCCTCAAGCGGCTCTCCGGCGACCGTTCGAGCCAGCCGGTGCGCGCATGAGCCTGCCCCACTGGGCCTACGTCGCCATGCTCGCGTTCTGCCTCGCCGGCACGCTGCCCCTGGTGCCGGCGTTCCGGCTGACGGTGCTGCGGCAGCCGGGGCGCCTGCTGCTCACCATCGGCCTCGCCGGCACCCCGTTCCTGCTGTGGGACCTGTGGGCCACGCACACCGGCCACTGGTGGTTCGACGAGGGCCAGACGCTGCCGTGGCGCATCGCGGGCCTGCCGCTGGAGGAGATCGCGTTCTTCGTCGTCATCCCCCTCGTCTCGGTCCTGACACTTGAGGGCGTGCGCGCCGCCCGGCGCGGCGTACGACCCGGGTCGGGGCGCCGTCGGGAGGAGGCCCGATGACCTACACCACCATCGCCGTCGCCTGCGTGGTGCTCGCCGTGGCGCTCGACCGCTGGGTCGTCCGCACCCGCGTCACCTCGACCCGCGACTGGTGGCTCGCCTACGCGATCATCGTGTTCTTCCAGCTGCTCTCCAACGGCTGGCTCACCGGCCGCGGCATCGTGCGCTACTCCGGCGACGCCATCCTCGGCAGCGGCGAGGTCACCTTCCTGGGCGACGGGCGGCTGGTCTACGCCCCGGTCGAGGACCTGATGTTCGGCTTCGGGCTGGTGCTGTGCAGCTGCGTGGCCTGGACCTGGCTGGGACGCCGGCGCGGCGAGGCGAGCGCATGAGCGTCGCGACCCGCCTGCAGGCGATGCAGCCCACCGACATCGGCGTGCCCGGACCCTCCTCGCTCGACATGGCGCGGGTCTTCCGCTCCGTGCGCGCCGACCCGCTGACCTTCCTCGGCCAGGTGTCACAGCGCTTCGGCGACACCGTGTCGTTCCCGGTGCCCGGCCCGCCGGCGCTGCTGCTCACCGACCCCGCCGACGTCAAGCACGTGCTGCAGACCTCGGCACGCAGCTGGACCAAGGACACCGTGCAGTACGCCGCGCTCGCGCGCGTCACCGGTCCGGGCCTGCTCGCCTCGGCCGAGCCCAACTGGATCGAGCACCGCCGCCTGGCCGCCCCGGCGTTCCACCACCAGCGTCTCGAGGCCGTCGGCGACGAGGTCCGCGCGGCCGCCCGCACCGCCATCTCCGCCCGGCTGGGGCGCGTGGGCGACGACGGCGAGGTCGTCGACGTGGCGGCGCTCACGCACACGATCGGCCTCGACGCGGTCGGCCGGGCGCTCTTCAGCACCGACCTGTCCGGCCACGCCCACGACCTGCTGGCCGCGACGAGCGAGTCGGCCGACCTCGTGGTGCGGCTCGGGCGCTCGATCCTCCCGCGGGCCGAGTGGACCCCGACGCGCACCAACCTCCGGCTCCGGGCGGCCCGCCGGCGCCTCGACGAGGCCACCGCGGCGATCATCGCCGAGCGGCGCGCCCGCAATGCGCACCCGCCGGCAGGGGCGCCCGCCGCGCACGGCGACGACCTCCTCGGCCTGCTGCTCGACAGCGGCATGCGCGACGAGGAGATCCGCGACGAGCTCGTCACGATGGTCATCGCCGGGCACGAGACGGTCGCTGCCGCGCTCGCCTGGACCCTGATGCTGCTCGCCGAGCACCCCGAGGCGCAGGACCGCGCCCGGGCCGAGCTCGCGGCCCACCCCGGGCCGGTCGCGCTGGTCGGGCACCGCGACCGGCTGCCCTGGACGCGTGCCGTGGTCGACGAGGCGCTGCGCCTCTTCCCGCCGGCCTGGGCCATCTCGCGCCGCTCGGTCCGCGAGGACGAGGTGGCCGGGCGCACCGTCCCCGTGGGCACCCTGGCGATCATCAGCCCGTGGCTGGTCCACCGGCGCCCCGACCTCTGGCCCGACCCCGAGGCGTTCCGGCCCGAGCGCTTCCTCGACGGCACCGCCCGCACCGGCTACCTCCCCTTCGGCCTCGGGCCGCGGCTGTGCATCGGGCGCGAGTTCGCGCTGGGCGAGATGGTCGTCGTGCTCGCCGAGCTGCTGGCCGAGCACCGCCTCGAGCTCCCCGGCGACCCACGCGCGTGGTCGCGCCCCGTCGCCGAGGCGAAGGCCGCCGTCCACCCCCGCGGCGGCATGCCGCTCGTCGTACGACGCGTGCGCGCCCCGTGAGCGCCCTGGGCCTCGGCCCGCTCGACCTCGTCCTCGCCGTGCTGCTGCTGGCGGCGGCGCTGTGCGCGCAGCGCCTGGTCGCCGACCTCCGGACGCTGCCCTCGCCCACCGCTCCCCCGGCCGACCGACCGGCGGCGTCCGTGTCGGTGATCGTGCCCGCGCGCGACGAGGAGCACACGCTGCCCGCGCTGCTGCGGTCCGTGCACGCGCAGGTCCCCGCGGTGGCGGAGGTCGTCGTGGTCGACGACGCCTCCCGCGACTCGACCGCCGAGGTCGCCCGCGCCGGCGGCGCCCGCGTCGTGCCCGCCGGAGCCCCGCCCACCGGGTGGACCGGCAAGGCCTGGGCCTGCCACACCGGTGCCGCGGCCACCACGGGCGACCTGATCCTCTTCCTCGACGCCGACACGGTCCTGGCTCCGGGGGCCCTCGCGGGCCTGCTGACCGCGCACCGACGCCACGGCGGCCTGGTCTCGGTGCAGCCGCACCACGACGTCGTGCGCCCCTACGAGCAGCTGTCGGCCTACTTCAACGCCGTGGCGCTCATGGCCAGCGGCGCCTTCACCCCGACCCGGGCGGGCCGGAGGCGTCAGGCGCGCCCGGCCCATCCGCCGATGGCCTTCGGACCGTGCCTGCTGACCTCACGCGCCGACCTCGCCGCCGCGGGCGGGCACGAGGCGGTCAGGTCCGCGATCCTCGACGACGCCGCGCTGGCGGCCGCCTACGCGCGAGCCGGGCTGCCCGTGTGGTGCGCGGTCGGCGGCGACGAGGTGCGGATGCGCAGCTATCCCGGCGGGGTGCGCCAGCTCGTGGCCGGCTGGACCAAGAACATCGCCTCGGGTGCGA
The sequence above is drawn from the Nocardioides sp. zg-1228 genome and encodes:
- a CDS encoding DICT sensory domain-containing protein, giving the protein MDASPRDSLSIGDLAHRSGVPISTLRSWEKRYGFPRPSRQGGGHRRYTEADVDAVLDVLARRRGGLSLAAAIRRAEVPPLRSGSVFAELRRLHPALAPQVLTRRTLVSMSRAIEDECCARAADPVLFGSFQREQFLRPSYDRWRELARTALCTVVFADFAEPAPPRPGEPVEVAVPPDSPLTREWLVVCDAVDLPACLAAVQRPGQLAHPPKERTFEAFWSVDPQVVRDAGRIAASLADELRPGWRELVDLAPQPDPRGASEDLHRASLLFDRMVGYIDAAR
- a CDS encoding polyprenyl synthetase family protein; this encodes MTGTGTDEALARVLDDGRRRASAIDAHHALLWEALCAATEGGKRFRPALVVATHDALGGECHDAAVEVGAAVELLHTALVIHDDVIDDDHVRRGRPNVSGTFRALAGVDGATSDVAAGYGLTAAILAGDLALAAAVRTVALSGAPAPVVGRLLDLFDGALHRTASGELADVRLALGLAPATLAQSLEMEAQKTSAYSFSLPLQAGAVLAGADAATTARLDDAGRALGIAFQLVDDLIGVFGDPARSGKSSTGDLRTRKQTPLLVHARTTPQWKQVSGYVGHDLTDAELDEARALLVESGSRRFVADLAERHLAQARTVLDGLGIPGDLLDGVTVMPPVLIDDSEVAA
- a CDS encoding squalene/phytoene synthase family protein; translated protein: MTMFVGRGTPRSLYDAVAEASAAVVIREYSSSFGLASRLLAEPVRTQVRNIYALVRVADEIVDNPDPALGRDARATMLDWLEADVTHALRAGYSGNLVVHAFARTAVAVGIQHDIVTPFFSSMRTDLDTATHTQESFDRYVYGSAEVVGLMCLRAFLAAPDARADRDAQYDRLAAGARCLGAAFQKLNFLRDLSDDHDLLRRDYFPGVEADSFCDADRDRILDDVDADLRAAAAVVPDLPPSSRRAVWAAHATFAELAERLHAASAEEIRATRVQVPAPVKLRLAVGALRGGRS
- the crtI gene encoding phytoene desaturase family protein, whose protein sequence is MTLRLPERLSRLVPTSRHTDGTPRRVVVVGGGIAGLATAALLASRGHSVDLLEKNDDLGGRVGSLERDGFRFDTGASWYLMPEVFEHFFALLGTSADAELDLTVLDPSYRVFFEGHPEPVDLRPDRAHNRALFESLEPGAGERFDAYLRSAEDTYDMALRRFLYTSFDSPGAFAHPDVVRRTPALGRLLTRSLESHVAGSFTDTRLRQVLGYPAVFLGSSPSRAPSMYHLMSRLDLGDRVLYPQGGFTELVRVVAGLAEKHGARLHTGAPVTRILTSRPGTGRPGTGRPAVTGVEHDSADGLRTVDADVVVGAADLHHLETALLPPALQTHPEPAWRGRSPGTGAVLAMLGVEGRLPQLPHHSLFFTRDWGQNFRDIFGENAKVPDPASIYVCKPSESDPTVAPEGSENLFVLVPVPADTAIGGGGDDGAGSETVERTADAAIEQIASWAGVPDLRERIRVRHTVGPDDFATRYHAWRGGALGLEHTLRQSAFLRPGNASAKVDGLLYAGASTVPGVGLPMCLISAELVLKRLSGDRSSQPVRA
- a CDS encoding lycopene cyclase domain-containing protein — encoded protein: MSLPHWAYVAMLAFCLAGTLPLVPAFRLTVLRQPGRLLLTIGLAGTPFLLWDLWATHTGHWWFDEGQTLPWRIAGLPLEEIAFFVVIPLVSVLTLEGVRAARRGVRPGSGRRREEAR
- a CDS encoding lycopene cyclase domain-containing protein, yielding MTYTTIAVACVVLAVALDRWVVRTRVTSTRDWWLAYAIIVFFQLLSNGWLTGRGIVRYSGDAILGSGEVTFLGDGRLVYAPVEDLMFGFGLVLCSCVAWTWLGRRRGEASA
- a CDS encoding cytochrome P450; amino-acid sequence: MSVATRLQAMQPTDIGVPGPSSLDMARVFRSVRADPLTFLGQVSQRFGDTVSFPVPGPPALLLTDPADVKHVLQTSARSWTKDTVQYAALARVTGPGLLASAEPNWIEHRRLAAPAFHHQRLEAVGDEVRAAARTAISARLGRVGDDGEVVDVAALTHTIGLDAVGRALFSTDLSGHAHDLLAATSESADLVVRLGRSILPRAEWTPTRTNLRLRAARRRLDEATAAIIAERRARNAHPPAGAPAAHGDDLLGLLLDSGMRDEEIRDELVTMVIAGHETVAAALAWTLMLLAEHPEAQDRARAELAAHPGPVALVGHRDRLPWTRAVVDEALRLFPPAWAISRRSVREDEVAGRTVPVGTLAIISPWLVHRRPDLWPDPEAFRPERFLDGTARTGYLPFGLGPRLCIGREFALGEMVVVLAELLAEHRLELPGDPRAWSRPVAEAKAAVHPRGGMPLVVRRVRAP
- a CDS encoding glycosyltransferase, translated to MSALGLGPLDLVLAVLLLAAALCAQRLVADLRTLPSPTAPPADRPAASVSVIVPARDEEHTLPALLRSVHAQVPAVAEVVVVDDASRDSTAEVARAGGARVVPAGAPPTGWTGKAWACHTGAAATTGDLILFLDADTVLAPGALAGLLTAHRRHGGLVSVQPHHDVVRPYEQLSAYFNAVALMASGAFTPTRAGRRRQARPAHPPMAFGPCLLTSRADLAAAGGHEAVRSAILDDAALAAAYARAGLPVWCAVGGDEVRMRSYPGGVRQLVAGWTKNIASGATAAAPSAGATTVAWISAHHAVAVGAVLSLVTVTTGQGASLLTGSPVLWALAYVGAALQLRWVLRRAGSFRWWAWALFPATLLAFDLVFARSLALTVVRRSVPWRGREVSLADRGSRQGVA